The genomic interval TCAGTTTTACAGTCGCATCTGTAAGGTCAATGACGGTGTTATCTGAATCATTCTTGCATGTAACCCTGAGCTTAGAGCCGGTATCCCCTGCAACAAACTGATATGACGACATTAGAACAACACCTCTTCTGATTTTGTTATAGTGAATTTCGTATCATCTGCCTGCACTTTGCCGAAAAGTACATCTTTCAATTTTGTTACCTGAAAATATGCTGTCTGTTCTACAATGTTAAAAATATACTTAATCTCAGCCAGTATTGAGATATAGCCCATAGAGACAATACTGAGACTATTTTGCCCGCCCGCATCTACATGATAGCCTTGAGTTACAATCCCCCGATAATCCATTATACCGGCACCCTTTCACTCAATGAGGCGTTATCCGTAAGGTTGAATTGTTTCAGTATTGTTACTCCGTCAGCCTTGTACATAGTCAGGATGTTTGTATATTTATTGATTGACCACTTGCCTAATCCCGCATCTTTTATATCTGTTACATCCTGCCATGCGATAGTGTCCGTCTTTGCCTTTATCGCCGTGATGCTTGCATTATCCGGCGATGTATATCCTGATGTCGCAAGCCTTGTATTTACCTGTGTGTTTGATGCAGGGTCAGCGGGCAGGTTGTCAGTTTTGGCCTTGACTACCGAGACCGTTGCCTCTTTCGCCAGCACAGTAGTAGCCTCTATCTCCGCAAGCGTAGGGTGACTTTGGCTCTCAGTGAGGATAGTGCTTATACCTGCATTGTCAGGGGCTGTATAGCTTGCAGAGGCCAATCTTGAGGACACGGTAGCATCAAGGTTATCAATCTTTGCTGCCCTTGTTGCAGTGTAGTCCGTACCTGAAGCACGGCTTGAAACAGTCGCATCAAGGTTCGCAATCCTTGTATCACCAAGACTTGTTAGACCATCACCGGCAGTCCCAACCTGTGTCTGCAGGTCATTGGTGTCAGCTTGTATCCCTGCAATATCCGCACTCACTGACGCACCGGCGGGGGCGCCAACCCGTGCATAAGTATCGCTCTCAATATTGGCCACAATCGTAAAACAAAACTCCGTTGCCACAGTCTTTGAAGTGCTTACCGTCCCTGCCAGTCTAATGACATGCTGACCTACTGAAAACCCTGTTGTATCTACCGTTCCACCATAATGGCCGGTCTTTGTATTCTGCTTTGCAGGAGCAGTCAAGGCACTCCATGTCCCTGCACTATTTCTTATCTGAGCTTCCGGAGTGGTAGGGTCTTCAAGTGTACCAGTATCATTGTGGAAATTGGCAGCATAGAAAACTGTTGTCCCTGCCTTGTATTCGCCAAGATAAATCATCTAATTGACCCCCATACACTTGAGCTACCGCCACCGCCTACTCCATTATCTAATTGGCTAATTACTAATGCGATAGGCGGTCTCCTTACAAGTGTTTGTGTCCATGATGCTTCGTTTGCAGGAACACCATTACAAGTTGTATAATGAAAGTTAACTCCTCCATCTAAGCCATTCATAGCGGCGTTTGCACCATCGTCAGTGACAAATAAATAGGTCTCTGTTACATTTGTGGTACTTGCAGGTAGAATAACTACTCTATAAAATGTATCTATAGATAGTGTTCTTGGTGTTGAAAATGGAACATATTGTGTGCTTGCTGCTGATTCTGAATACCTTATATTAGTATCAACCGCAACATTTTCAAGAACAGTCACGCCATCAGAATCATATAAGATAATATTACAATCTCCATCAGAATCCACATCTACTAAGACCCCTGAAACTGTTGCCTTGTAGGGCAAAGAAAATCTTAAACCTCTTCTATTAGGATTACTCCCACTATTCCACCCTTCAGAGTTCACGCCTACTGCGGGCCAACTCTGAATTATAGGTTCTATCACCCCATCACTATATTCTAAGCCAAAATTAGGGCAACTTGCATTTAACGCCCAGACTGCACCAGTGTTATTATAGCTATAGCCATAAGGAAATCCAGCCTGATGGAGATTGGAGTTCATGATATAAGCTATTAATATATTCCCTGAAACATAAGCATTCCATCTGACTGTGATAGCGACTTTAGTACCAGCAGTGACAGAGACCCCTGCACCTCCATTCAGGGCTACCCAGTAAGTTGTACTAGCAGACAAATTGCCTTGTGTTCCAGAAGCATTAACAGGCGTAACAACACCATCAGGTCTTCCATTTGTAGCATCTACGCCTTCTAAAGACACCTTGAGCGTGTCTGAGGTAGTCATTGTGGATACCCTAACCCCTATCTTAGTTAGAGTCCCTGTTCTTGGGATAACAATTATCACTCCACAATGGTCAGTGGCTTCATCCATTGTGAATGAGGTTGTCCCCAAAGCACCTGCCCCTGTACGAGCCATCAGACCTGGGGCTATATTGATGCCTCTAACATTCACCATAGTCATATCTTAAAAACCTTTCCTTCTATAGCAGTTTTACGCTGAACCCAAGTAGTTAACCCCGATTCTTTTGCAAAGTTCTTCAACACTGCAATAAGTGCTATCTCATAATCCTCAGGGTCAAGTTGGAAGTCAGATTTAAGTAAGCATATTTTTTTTGAACCATCAGGAGTGATTATATTAAAAGCAACCTTACTGGGAGACTGAGCTATTACTTGTACTGAGATATTCATAAGTTATACAATCTCCAGATGAGGATAGTCTGGGTTCTTAAAGGTTCGTCCTGACCTCAATCCTAAACCCTCACCTACTTTGGCACATTCTTCGTAATCCGGTATGCCATCAGCATCCACATCAGCCTTGATATTCCAACACACTTTACCATTCTTCACGATTGCGAAATCAAAGGCATGGGATTTACCTGTTCCATCCGGTATGTGTTTGCTCTGCATCGTCCATGTAACAATCTTGTTTTGCTCCTGCTTAATGTCAACCAACCCCGCAAGTCTTCTCTTTATGTTGACCTCTTCAATAGAGCATCTGCCTTGAGCATATAGGGCAGTTTGTTCCTGCATGGTACGGTCTACACTCGTGATGATTACAAGATGTCCAACCTTTGCACAGCCTTCCTTGAACTGTGGAATAAGTTCAGGTTTTATGAATGCTTCAGGGTCTCTACTCATTTACGCTCCCACATTGGCTTATATACATCCGAATACAGCTTATCCACCTTCTGCTCAAGATATGATAATTTATATTCAAGTTTCTGGACTGTGATGTAAGCTGAAAGTCCTCCGGCTATCACTGCTATAATTATCGCTTCAGCAATTCTGCTGAAATTCAAATGAGTCTTACCTGTAGAAAGTGCTATAAACGGCATATGAGTTAACAGGCTATCAAATGACATTCAACCCCCTCTTCCGGTTATGCCCCTGTGCCGGTATTGACGTGGTCTTTTGCAAAATAGGCTATTATTGCCGTGCCTATAACCTGAACAGCAGATGCCAGTTCATGGCTTATACCGAATTGAGGAAGTATTATCCCGATTATTGATACTAATCCGCCTATAGAAGTTCTCCAGTTTTTCATAACGTTTCCTTTCTTTGTATCCTTGCGTAGTTCACGCAATAAGAAATATAGTTTTATGTCGTTGATGATGTTCATCAATACCCATCCGCCTTTACTGCATCCTGCATAGCCTTAATGAAGCCTGGCTTGACGCTTTCCCATGCCGGTATCAGAAACGGCCTCGGCTTCGTGCCGTAACGTGCAATCTTCCTCGCTATTAGAAATTCCTTACCCTGCATCCTATGCCTCCTGCACCATTCTGTTAAGGCAGAAAGGGGAGGCCAGTGCGGTCTTGTTCCGTATTCTATATACGGGGCATAGTTAGCGTTAGCCTGTTTATCAACCCCAATCTCCGCTTTAAGTCCATCAGGGGAGATGTTAGCCTTGATTGAAGCACGGAGATTGCCCGTATCTACCGCCACACGTCGTTTAGCATCTCGCTGTACGTCAAGTGCTGCCGTTCTCATGGCGGTTTTAACTTTCCTTACCACGGTTTCGGTCAGCCTCTTTACATTGGCTATAACCTGTTCTTTACCTTCTACCTGTACCGTAATATTCATTACATAACCCCTGTTGCATGGTAGTAACGAATCGTATACGTGATCAGCATTGCATGTGTCTCTTTACTTGGGTCTATAACAAGGAACTCAACCCCTGTCCTATATGAGTTATAGGCATATCCGCCGCGTGTGTAGTCATCCTGCATAGCCTTATGTATAGCTGCCAGCATGGTCTCTGCATCAGTGTTGCCGTGCATCCAGACTTCCAAGATAACTGTCCATCGCCATGTTTCCCTGCTCAGGACTTCCTCAACACGCTCTTCTCTGTCAGAATAGATGAAACATGCCGGATAAGGCATAACTTCTGCATCTACTGCCGTGAACCTGTTTGCCTCCACGTGTTTGATGGAAGTAACGCCCTGGACTGTGCTGACTATGTTTGATAGGATATTTTGCCGTGTAGTGGTCATGCTAAATGCCCGGGTATCTCCTGTAAGGTTTTATGGATTCCTCTACTTCCTTCAACAGTTTTGCCGGTGACTGTGTAGTCACTGAACCGTCCGGCATAGTTACAGTTAATAGACCTATGTCTTTTCTACGGCGGAATTCAAAGGCACTCTGCATTAAACATGCCCTCATTATGTCGTCCGGGACTTGTAGTACTCCGTTAAGTTCTGCATATCCTCCTGTATATGTGACTTCGATATTTCTGGGCTTTGTAGCAGGGACAGACGATGTAAATTCAATTTCTCCTATCTCTGGCCAGAGGTAGTAATCGCTGTCTTTGGTCTGAGTAATACTGTCTACTTTAACTGTAAGTGTTTGAGATTCATCAACAGGAAATGCCTTTAACCAATACAGCCTGTTTCCGCCGGTAAAGTATTCCGTGCGTGACATCTTTTTTAACTGCCGGTTCATGTATGACTCAAGCCTGCTGCTTATCTGCTCTACAATCAGGGAAAGCAGGCCATCATGAGCATCATCGCTCTTGTCCATGAATAATTTCAGATCAGAAATGTTTATCAGCCTGATTGTCATTTATTTTCTTTGTTTCTTTGTTTCTCTTCCGGCCTTTATTTCCTTTGGCCCATCCATGCTTTTATCCTGCTCTGCCCAACCTTCACGTAAGAATACTGTTGCAAGGGAGTCGGGGAGGCGTACGACCTCCCCGATATGGTATGTCCTGACCTCTATACCATCAGGACTGCCGGAGTGGGTTATCTTCATTCGTACTCGCATTTATCACCTTTTATGCAGATGG from Nitrospirota bacterium carries:
- a CDS encoding HK97 gp10 family phage protein; this encodes MNITVQVEGKEQVIANVKRLTETVVRKVKTAMRTAALDVQRDAKRRVAVDTGNLRASIKANISPDGLKAEIGVDKQANANYAPYIEYGTRPHWPPLSALTEWCRRHRMQGKEFLIARKIARYGTKPRPFLIPAWESVKPGFIKAMQDAVKADGY
- a CDS encoding M15 family metallopeptidase, with amino-acid sequence MSRDPEAFIKPELIPQFKEGCAKVGHLVIITSVDRTMQEQTALYAQGRCSIEEVNIKRRLAGLVDIKQEQNKIVTWTMQSKHIPDGTGKSHAFDFAIVKNGKVCWNIKADVDADGIPDYEECAKVGEGLGLRSGRTFKNPDYPHLEIV